From the Bdellovibrio reynosensis genome, one window contains:
- a CDS encoding tRNA threonylcarbamoyladenosine dehydratase, with protein MENITPQNSLNTANPAQPEETEYVLHRRFDRMGRLVGDEVMKKLFNTHVMVIGLGGVGSWAAESLARSGVGKLTIIDFDEVCITNGNRQLHAIQGMVGKKKAEVMGERLRKINPQANIQVITEFYNEENSEMMLSHKPDYIVDAIDNLTAKTHLLATCRERGINVITSGGSAAKMDPLKIKLVDLADTYVDPLAHQVRKILRQKYGFPEKKFGIPCVFSDEIPIQPEELKYDKGMGFKCVCPQGSNNLHGCDNRNVIWGTASFVTGAFGLAMASHIVNEVYASVKTPAAPEANT; from the coding sequence ATGGAAAACATCACTCCGCAAAATTCTCTAAACACCGCAAATCCAGCTCAACCTGAAGAAACGGAATACGTATTACACCGCCGTTTCGATCGCATGGGTCGCTTGGTTGGTGATGAAGTGATGAAAAAACTTTTCAATACCCACGTCATGGTGATCGGTTTGGGCGGTGTTGGTTCATGGGCGGCTGAATCTTTGGCTCGTTCAGGTGTCGGCAAATTAACAATCATTGATTTCGACGAAGTCTGCATCACTAACGGCAATCGCCAACTTCATGCCATTCAAGGCATGGTCGGTAAGAAAAAAGCGGAAGTGATGGGCGAGCGTCTTCGCAAAATCAATCCTCAAGCAAATATCCAAGTGATCACAGAATTTTATAATGAAGAAAATTCTGAGATGATGCTTTCCCATAAGCCAGATTATATCGTCGATGCGATTGATAATCTGACAGCAAAAACTCACTTGCTAGCGACATGTCGTGAAAGAGGCATCAACGTTATCACATCGGGCGGTTCAGCTGCGAAAATGGATCCATTAAAAATTAAACTTGTGGATTTGGCTGACACTTACGTTGATCCTTTGGCGCATCAAGTGCGTAAAATTTTGCGCCAGAAATACGGTTTCCCTGAAAAGAAATTCGGTATTCCTTGTGTGTTCTCTGACGAAATTCCTATTCAGCCAGAAGAACTTAAATACGATAAAGGCATGGGTTTTAAATGTGTATGCCCGCAGGGTTCTAACAACTTACATGGTTGTGACAACCGTAACGTGATTTGGGGTACTGCAAGCTTTGTCACCGGCGCATTTGGTTTGGCAATGGCTTCCCATATCGTGAATGAGGTTTACGCTTCAGTAAAAACTCCAGCTGCTCCAGAGGCAAACACATGA
- a CDS encoding class I SAM-dependent methyltransferase, translated as MKLKIPYQDKITLGYSLARTVHYTTQKLYLPLFEFLATGKNLHRGHTTPQNVKLIYSELYRLLKKDSDNISKGLYPWEVLKPEKMTEHLRRFPRIIMDGYQIAKRRENKNQKDFNPEAQELMRDLPEYYQRNFHFQTGGYLTKDSADLYEHQVEILFSGAADAMRRLIIPLLKEPYPGDGEGLHFLEVAAGTGRLTRFMKMAFPKAKITVLDLSSPYLKKAQENLAEFDRLDFVQGAAEELPFKDGIFDCVYSCFLFHELPIEIRRQVVAETFRVLKEGGWMGLVDSVQNEDVSHFEWALEQFPVDFHEPFYKNYLLNPMEGLMTYRGFDKLKRDQGFFAKALVGQKPFSS; from the coding sequence ATGAAACTGAAAATTCCCTATCAGGATAAAATCACTCTCGGCTATTCACTAGCTCGCACTGTTCACTATACGACGCAAAAACTTTATCTTCCGTTGTTTGAGTTTCTGGCGACCGGTAAGAATCTTCATCGCGGGCATACGACGCCACAAAATGTTAAACTTATATATTCAGAACTTTATCGACTGCTAAAAAAAGACAGCGATAATATTTCAAAGGGTCTTTATCCCTGGGAAGTTCTTAAGCCAGAAAAAATGACCGAACACCTTCGCCGTTTTCCACGTATCATCATGGATGGCTACCAAATCGCCAAACGTCGCGAAAATAAAAACCAGAAAGATTTTAATCCAGAAGCCCAAGAACTGATGCGTGATTTGCCTGAATATTATCAGCGCAATTTTCATTTTCAAACGGGCGGATATTTAACTAAAGATTCTGCAGATCTTTATGAGCATCAGGTAGAAATTCTTTTCTCGGGCGCTGCGGATGCCATGAGACGTTTGATCATTCCGCTGTTAAAAGAACCTTATCCCGGGGACGGGGAAGGTTTGCACTTCTTAGAAGTAGCTGCCGGCACCGGGCGTCTGACTCGTTTTATGAAGATGGCTTTTCCCAAAGCCAAGATTACGGTGCTTGATTTAAGCTCGCCGTATTTAAAAAAGGCTCAGGAAAATTTAGCAGAATTTGATCGCCTAGATTTTGTGCAAGGGGCGGCCGAAGAGTTGCCGTTCAAAGATGGTATTTTTGATTGCGTCTATTCCTGCTTTTTATTTCATGAGCTGCCCATTGAAATTCGCCGCCAAGTGGTGGCTGAAACCTTCCGCGTCCTAAAAGAAGGCGGATGGATGGGGTTGGTCGACTCTGTGCAAAACGAAGATGTCAGCCATTTTGAGTGGGCTTTAGAGCAATTCCCGGTGGATTTTCATGAACCATTTTATAAAAACTATCTGCTGAATCCGATGGAAGGCTTAATGACATATCGGGGCTTTGATAAGCTCAAAAGAGATCAGGGATTTTTTGCCAAGGCCCTTGTCGGGCAAAAGCCATTCTCTTCTTGA